One genomic window of Bactrocera dorsalis isolate Fly_Bdor chromosome 4, ASM2337382v1, whole genome shotgun sequence includes the following:
- the LOC105223559 gene encoding centriolin, producing the protein MDFSLDASTDEDFFGSLKRQNTNLENLFGLEAQHNAGKEEQDSLKYQPVKQTSVNLNEKKVNSSPSTMVQAWQTILAKVAHAYKEGVAVGKVGVALLKSIENEHRIIIYKAKLNVLTTCSLRNETVQIHRHNNYLQFYDDDLCCWSVYFDASANTEEFVAKLIELNIKIGEEVNKEGKEFIPETDTELPNKEDILTNNQIFLKSVEKPPIAPAKPTKTTLITRMAKMGQQLPKMELPSHVQSSAEVTDSSDTETISTPITTPRHLQNSTPRSSNRALSTTQAIPFSQVNPYAVSNINTNFDSQFMHMMLSENRTQGSELRMNISRLEGKVEKVLDKIDLLHTSSSHKLNKEDEILALEEKVLELKKEHRKLRQTIEEKNENLPEANCQQILRMYSAELEQVNLANFDSLERLVGDLLKQRATLHEKLEKWEKELTEKNLQLKTHQIRLNDDQDMLANTIASKHQLEEELKTLQQRLVECESSESDLRQQLTQSKNEILAQQQLVEECKQRETEANNTLLELQTQNADLQKKLEEKEKLELESQRINANIALRCENELSVEQQIETVLKKTMNNLYASLAAKLETIVPMQKHAVIAVVGKTIREETLRAMDELEE; encoded by the exons atggaTTTCTCTTTGGACGCAAGCACTGATGAAGATTTTTTCGGGTCGCTGAAACG ACAAAACACGAATTTGGAAAACCTTTTTGGACTCGAAGCGCAGCACAATGCGGGTAAAGAAGAGCAGGACTCACTCAAGTACCAACCTGTTAAGCAAACTTCAGTTaatttaaatgagaaaaaagttaattCAAGTCCCAGCACAATGGTGCAAGCTTGGCAAACTATTTTAGCAAAGGTAGCGCACGCTTATAAAGAAGGCGTTGCTGTTGGCAAAGTAGGTGTGGCATTATTGAAAAGTATTGAAAACGAGCACAGAATTATCATCTATAAGGCCAAATTGAATGTACTTACCACATGCTCATTACGAAATGAAACGGTACAAATTCACCGCCACAATAACTATTTACAATTTTACGACGATGATTTATGCTGCTGGAGTGTTTATTTTGACGCCAGTGCTAATACCGAAGAATTTGtagcaaaattaattgaacttaatataaaaatagggGAAGAAGTTAATAAAGAAGGCAAGGAGTTTATTCCAGAAACGGATACAGAACTACCAAACAAAGAAGATATACTCAcaaataaccaaatatttttaaagagcgTAGAAAAGCCGCCTATTGCTCCTGCGAAGCCTACAAAGACAACGCTAATAACACGCATGGCCAAAATGGGTCAGCAATTGCCGAAAATGGAACTTCCCTCACATGTGCAAAGCAGTGCCGAAGTCACCGACTCGTCAGACACGGAGACTATAAGCACACCAATAACAACGCCACGTCACTTACAGAATTCAACACCACGCAGCAGTAACAGAGCGCTGTCTACGACGCAAGCAATACCATTCAGTCAAGTAAATCCTTATGCTGTTTCCAATATAAATACCAATTTTGATTCGCAGTTCATGCATATGATGCTCTCGGAAAATCGTACACAAGGCTCAGAGCTGCGTATGAATATCAGCAGGTTGGAGGGTAAAGTTGAAAAGGTACTTGAcaaaatcgatttattgcatACTAGTTCCAGTCACAAACTAAATAAGGAGGATGAAATATTGGCATTGGAGGAAAAAGTGTTGGAACTTAAGAAGGAGCACAGAAAATTACGACAAACGATTGAAGAGAAGAATGAAAATTTGCCGGAAGCAAATTGTCAACAAATTTTGCGTATGTACAGTGCCGAACTGGAGCAAGTAAACCTTGCCAACTTCGATAGTCTCGAAAGACTTGTGGGTGACCTGCTTAAACAACGGGCTACGCTGCACGAGAAATTAGAAAAGTGGGAAAAAGAactaacagaaaaaaatttacagttgAAAACGCATCAAATACGTTTAAATGATGATCAAGATATGTTAGCAAATACCATTGCAAGTAAACACCAGCTTGAGGAGGAGCTCAAAACCCTGCAACAACGGCTCGTCGAGTGTGAAAGTAGCGAAAGCGATTTGCGGCAACAGCTGACCCAAAGCAAGAATGAAATCCTTGCACAACAACAGTTGGTCGAGGAGTGTAAACAAAGGGAAACAGAGGCCAACAACACGCTGCTTGAATTGCAAACGCAAAATGCAGATTTGCAGAAAAAATTagaggaaaaagaaaaattggaattgGAGAGTCAGCGCATCAATGCAAATATCGCTTTACGCTGTGAAAATGAACTAAGCGTTGAACAGCAAATCGAGACAGtattaaaaaagacaatgaacAATTTATATGCGAGCTTAGCTGCAAAACTAGAGACAATTGTTCCAATGCAAAAGCATGCGGTTATAGCGGTAGTTGGCAAAACTATACGCGAGGAAACGCTTAGAGCAATGGACGAGTTGGAAGAATAG
- the LOC105223558 gene encoding protein SREK1IP1, with product MSFPLTNPNKETIRAACKKCGYAGHLTYQCRNFLKVDPNKEIVLDVSSTSSDSELDYLTPLTELRMKELKEKEAELLKAKNEKKHKKSKSKKSKKSTSSKKRKKSKRSGKSKKHKKHKESSSSSDSSDTSSSSDSSSEESETESDSSDNEESPTSSDDEYGRKKKKQGKYKRKAESQAMRPKKTRVKRKRHRASARPSSSEEDETSSD from the exons ATGAGCTTCCCACTGACTAATCCCAACAAAGAGACTATACGGGCGGCCTGCAAAAAATGTGGATATGCAGGACATCTGACTTATCAATGCCgcaactttttgaaa GTTGatccaaataaagaaattgtacTTGATGTTTCAAGCACCAGCTCGGATTCGGAACTGGATTATCTCACACCCTTGACTGAACTACGTATGAAAGAATTGAAAGAAAAGGAAGCTGAACTgctgaaagcaaaaaatgagaaaaaacataaaaaatcgaaatcaaagaaatctaaaaaatCGACTTCCTCGAAGAAACGTAAAAAGAGCAAGAGAAGCGGAAAAAGtaagaaacataaaaaacacaagGAAAGCTCATCATCGAGTGACAGCAGTGATACTAGCAGCAGTTCAGATTCCAGCAGCGAAGAGTCAGAAACTGAGTCGGATTCAAGTGACAATGAGGAGTCACCGACAAGCAGTGATGATGAGTACGGCCGCAAGAAAAAGAAACAAGGCAAGTACAAACGCAAAGCCGAATCGCAAGCTATGCGACCCAAGAAAACGCGTGTGAAGCGCAAAAGACATCGAGCTTCAGCACGACCTTCCAGCAGTGAAGAGGACGAAACAAGCTCCGATTAA